A single window of Hymenobacter sp. APR13 DNA harbors:
- the atpB gene encoding F0F1 ATP synthase subunit A, with protein MKRLLVALFCFLSVAAHANGPAATTAEATDKEAFSPGEMILHHIGDSHEWHFATIGDEAHGQHITIPLPVIAYRAGHGLSVFSSSQLAEGKVYDGLKLEHEHLESEDGSKVYDFSITKNVASLMLSAVLLLVVFTAVARGYAKRGTGAPKGIQSFFEPLIVFIRDEVAKKSIGPKYERYMPYLLTVFFFIWFNNLMGLMPGGANLTGNIAVTLTLAVLTLLITLFSSNKNYWHHIFATPGVPKALLPIMIPVELIGIVVKPFSLMVRLFANITAGHIVILSFISLIFIFGSVGVAPVTLAFGLFINMLELLVAILQAYIFTLLTAMYIGGAVEEHHDADYQMGGGDGADTAHTH; from the coding sequence ATGAAGCGCTTACTTGTAGCTCTCTTCTGCTTCCTCTCAGTTGCTGCCCACGCCAACGGGCCTGCGGCAACAACCGCGGAGGCCACCGATAAGGAGGCGTTTAGTCCCGGCGAGATGATTCTGCACCACATCGGCGATTCGCACGAGTGGCATTTCGCTACCATCGGCGACGAAGCCCATGGTCAGCACATTACCATTCCGCTGCCCGTAATTGCTTACCGCGCCGGCCACGGCCTGAGCGTATTCTCGTCGTCGCAGCTGGCTGAAGGCAAAGTGTACGACGGCCTGAAGCTGGAGCACGAGCACCTCGAGTCGGAAGACGGCAGCAAGGTATACGATTTCTCCATTACCAAAAACGTGGCCTCGCTGATGCTGAGCGCCGTGTTGCTGCTGGTGGTATTCACGGCCGTAGCCCGCGGCTACGCCAAGCGCGGCACCGGCGCCCCCAAAGGCATTCAGTCGTTCTTTGAGCCGCTTATCGTGTTCATCCGCGACGAAGTAGCTAAGAAGTCTATCGGCCCGAAGTATGAGCGCTACATGCCGTACCTGCTCACCGTGTTCTTCTTCATCTGGTTCAACAACCTGATGGGCCTGATGCCCGGTGGCGCCAACCTCACTGGCAACATCGCCGTTACGCTCACCTTGGCAGTCCTGACGCTGCTCATCACCCTGTTCAGCTCCAATAAAAACTACTGGCACCACATCTTCGCTACGCCCGGCGTACCGAAGGCCCTGTTGCCCATTATGATTCCGGTGGAACTGATTGGTATTGTGGTAAAGCCGTTCTCGCTGATGGTTCGTCTGTTCGCTAACATCACGGCCGGTCACATCGTAATCCTGAGCTTTATCTCGCTCATCTTCATCTTTGGCAGCGTGGGCGTAGCTCCCGTAACGCTGGCCTTCGGTTTGTTCATCAACATGCTGGAGCTGCTGGTAGCCATTCTGCAGGCCTATATCTTCACGCTGCTGACGGCCATGTACATTGGTGGCGCAGTGGAAGAGCACCACGATGCCGACTACCAGATGGGCGGCGGCGACGGTGCCGACACGGCCCACACCCACTAA
- a CDS encoding AtpZ/AtpI family protein, with protein MPDTPTPPMPPGGNFARFMGVGFQMLATIGLCTWLGVWLDGRYGSEPWGTVGLTLFGVFVAMYLVIREVSEK; from the coding sequence ATGCCCGATACTCCCACTCCTCCCATGCCCCCCGGGGGCAATTTTGCCCGTTTTATGGGCGTCGGCTTTCAGATGCTGGCCACCATTGGCCTGTGTACCTGGCTGGGCGTCTGGCTGGATGGACGCTACGGCAGTGAGCCGTGGGGGACGGTGGGGCTCACCCTGTTCGGTGTGTTTGTCGCCATGTATCTGGTCATCCGGGAAGTATCGGAGAAGTAG
- a CDS encoding tetratricopeptide repeat protein has product MLTSSPVFRLFSGSVAALVVVAGAGGCASERRGVVGHAYDNVVARDNGYFLAREKMRETEAKLYTARLNDYNRVLPLFPTMDEAAAKAITADMDEVVKKASLPIQYRSASDWTDDAYILIGKSRFYKMEYEDAAKTFKYVNSISKDADAKHEALIWLMRTFVATKELENAKAVSDLLDKEEGREANAKELFLTRADYYLKVGEPAKAIENLEKAIPLIEPKNERSRTRYILAQLYQEQGDDKKAYAELNQILKKNPPYELDFFAKLMLGQVSDLNNNDKARLDKYFAKLLKDSKNKEYRDKIYYEMARLDYRQKRYPEALGLLQKSARAATSNQAQKSYTYLLAGRIYYENLQKYRLAAAYYDSTVQNLPKEAIGYAATAERAAILKDFATQYTIIETQDSLQALARLDTSALRTRLVAYADAELTARRKAAEAAAARQELASRRQTATGPSSSRDLQTGLDPADFIEGSTGAKWYFDNPTSLSTARADFIRKWGDRPLQDNWRFVSVASSSPVAARNGGAPVNTVGAGSTNVTAGATTALGKVADDPEAQQRALVAQYRQNIPLTSEQLKSSNSQVEEALFALGGIYNQQLREPVPAAQTYEKLLERYAASKHLPETYYSLYLIYKEQNELAKAEVYAQRLRQEFPTSAYARLAADPEYLRRTSLVNAQVVVKVDSAFALYKEQEFKKSSAVLARTTKQFPESDLNDRIAYLRALIALRTQPPLVARAALEKFATDYASSPLATEARTLLGSYKKYEAGEIVGALASTQKPDVSMFRPGEVNNRMRILYGENETPAPRPAPAPATKQPAPTDSSPKTAPTTSTSPAATAPATTPAAPATTPATPTPATDSVAAAKPAAPAMDPAKAARMAAAQARARGKKVPKAAPATTAPAAAPSPTPAAPATSTPASPAPTSTTPATSATPAPATPAPAVPAPASPASPYTANAAAGHAVVLVFPKGAAALKDLQTQLSAYNGRFYRANNLQVQQQPLGDSLELVVVQGLVGAKVAQSYGLKLRGPQSPLSKLRGAGYQTLIIGIDNLPLLLQRRDVEEYQRFYQQTYR; this is encoded by the coding sequence GTGTTGACTTCTTCTCCGGTTTTTCGTCTGTTTTCCGGCTCTGTGGCCGCTTTGGTGGTAGTAGCAGGCGCGGGGGGCTGCGCTTCTGAGCGGCGCGGCGTGGTAGGCCACGCCTACGACAACGTGGTGGCGCGCGACAATGGCTACTTCCTGGCCCGCGAGAAAATGCGCGAAACTGAGGCCAAGCTGTATACGGCCCGCCTGAACGACTACAACCGAGTGCTGCCGCTGTTCCCGACCATGGATGAGGCCGCCGCCAAGGCCATTACAGCCGATATGGACGAGGTAGTGAAGAAGGCCTCGCTGCCGATTCAGTACCGCTCGGCTTCTGACTGGACCGACGACGCCTACATCCTCATTGGCAAGAGCCGCTTCTATAAGATGGAGTATGAGGATGCGGCCAAGACGTTTAAGTATGTCAACAGCATCAGCAAGGATGCCGATGCCAAGCACGAGGCCCTGATTTGGCTGATGCGCACGTTTGTGGCCACCAAGGAGTTGGAAAACGCCAAAGCTGTATCGGACCTGCTCGACAAGGAGGAAGGGCGCGAGGCCAACGCCAAGGAGCTGTTTCTGACCCGCGCCGACTATTACCTGAAAGTGGGGGAGCCGGCCAAGGCAATTGAGAACCTGGAAAAGGCCATTCCGCTGATTGAACCGAAAAACGAACGGTCGCGCACGCGCTACATCCTGGCGCAGCTCTACCAGGAGCAGGGCGACGACAAGAAGGCATACGCCGAGCTCAACCAGATTCTGAAGAAGAACCCGCCCTACGAGCTGGATTTCTTTGCTAAGCTCATGCTGGGGCAGGTTTCGGACCTCAACAACAACGACAAGGCCCGGCTGGACAAGTATTTCGCCAAGCTGCTCAAGGATTCCAAGAACAAGGAGTACCGCGACAAAATTTACTACGAGATGGCGCGGCTCGACTACCGGCAGAAGCGCTACCCGGAGGCGCTGGGGCTGCTGCAGAAGTCGGCGCGGGCTGCTACCAGCAACCAGGCCCAGAAGTCGTACACCTACCTGCTGGCCGGCCGCATCTACTATGAGAACCTGCAGAAGTACCGCCTGGCGGCCGCCTACTACGACAGCACGGTGCAGAACCTGCCCAAAGAGGCCATCGGCTACGCGGCTACGGCCGAGCGGGCGGCCATTCTGAAGGACTTTGCCACGCAGTACACCATCATTGAAACCCAGGACAGCCTGCAGGCGCTGGCCCGGCTGGACACCAGCGCCCTGCGCACCCGCCTCGTGGCCTACGCCGATGCCGAGCTGACCGCCCGCCGCAAGGCCGCCGAAGCTGCCGCGGCCCGGCAGGAGCTGGCCAGCCGCCGCCAGACAGCCACCGGTCCCAGCTCGTCCCGCGACCTGCAAACAGGCCTCGACCCGGCCGACTTCATTGAAGGCAGCACCGGGGCTAAATGGTATTTCGACAACCCGACGTCCCTGAGCACGGCCCGCGCCGACTTTATCCGGAAGTGGGGCGACCGGCCGCTGCAGGACAACTGGCGCTTTGTGAGCGTGGCCAGCTCGTCGCCGGTGGCGGCGCGCAACGGCGGGGCGCCCGTGAATACGGTGGGGGCCGGCAGCACCAACGTCACGGCCGGTGCTACTACGGCGCTGGGCAAGGTGGCCGACGACCCGGAAGCGCAGCAACGGGCGCTGGTGGCGCAGTACCGGCAGAACATTCCGCTCACGAGTGAGCAGCTGAAGTCGTCCAACAGCCAGGTGGAAGAAGCCCTGTTTGCGCTGGGCGGCATCTACAACCAGCAGCTGCGCGAGCCGGTGCCGGCCGCCCAGACCTACGAGAAGCTGCTCGAGCGCTACGCCGCCAGCAAGCACCTGCCGGAAACCTACTACAGCCTGTACCTGATTTACAAGGAGCAGAACGAGCTGGCCAAAGCCGAAGTGTACGCCCAGCGGCTCCGCCAGGAGTTCCCGACCTCGGCCTACGCCCGGCTGGCCGCCGACCCCGAGTATCTGCGCCGCACCTCGCTGGTGAATGCGCAGGTGGTGGTGAAGGTGGATTCGGCGTTTGCGCTTTACAAGGAACAGGAGTTCAAGAAGTCGTCGGCGGTGCTGGCGCGCACCACCAAGCAGTTTCCGGAGTCCGACCTCAACGACCGGATAGCCTACCTGCGCGCCCTGATTGCACTGCGCACCCAGCCGCCGCTGGTGGCCCGGGCCGCGCTGGAGAAGTTCGCCACTGACTACGCCTCCTCGCCGCTGGCCACCGAGGCCCGCACACTGCTGGGCTCCTACAAAAAGTATGAGGCCGGCGAAATCGTGGGGGCACTGGCCTCCACGCAGAAGCCCGACGTGTCGATGTTCCGGCCCGGCGAGGTGAACAACCGCATGCGCATTCTGTACGGCGAAAACGAAACCCCGGCGCCCCGCCCAGCGCCCGCACCAGCCACCAAGCAGCCCGCACCGACGGATTCCAGCCCTAAAACGGCACCAACCACCAGCACTTCTCCCGCAGCTACGGCTCCGGCCACCACTCCGGCGGCTCCCGCAACTACCCCAGCTACGCCAACGCCGGCCACGGATTCGGTGGCGGCCGCCAAACCGGCAGCGCCGGCCATGGACCCGGCCAAAGCGGCACGCATGGCTGCAGCGCAGGCGCGGGCCCGCGGCAAGAAAGTCCCGAAAGCTGCCCCGGCTACCACAGCGCCGGCTGCGGCCCCCTCTCCTACTCCGGCAGCACCTGCTACCAGCACTCCGGCTTCCCCGGCACCCACTTCTACCACTCCGGCCACTTCAGCTACGCCAGCGCCTGCTACCCCGGCGCCAGCAGTGCCTGCTCCAGCGTCCCCTGCTTCGCCCTACACTGCCAATGCTGCCGCCGGCCATGCCGTAGTGCTCGTTTTCCCGAAAGGTGCCGCTGCCCTGAAAGACCTGCAGACGCAGCTCAGCGCCTACAACGGCCGCTTCTACCGTGCCAACAACCTGCAGGTGCAGCAGCAGCCCCTCGGCGACTCGCTGGAGCTGGTGGTGGTGCAGGGCCTGGTGGGCGCCAAAGTGGCCCAGAGCTACGGCCTGAAACTGCGCGGCCCCCAGTCGCCGCTTAGCAAGCTGCGCGGCGCGGGTTACCAAACCCTCATCATTGGTATTGATAATCTGCCGCTGCTGCTTCAGCGCCGCGACGTTGAAGAGTATCAGCGCTTTTACCAGCAGACGTACCGTTAA